In Bacillus methanolicus, the following proteins share a genomic window:
- a CDS encoding mechanosensitive ion channel family protein, whose product MQKMINNLKEKILNEDTWIAIGADLLKIIAIMILSAIVLRIGKLIIKNIFLVRAKAPLRFSERREATLKKLLENVLTYVVYFIAIIMILSTLDFKVQPILAGAGIVGLAVGFGAQSLVKDIISGFFIIFEDQFSVGDHIRVGQFEGTVEEIGLRTTKIKNWTGELHILPNGSITEVTNFSIYNSVAVVDVSIAYDEDIERAEKVIQEFLKDLPDQYEEIVKPPELLGVQNLGATEVVLRIVAETLPMRHFNIARMLRREIKVLLEAHGFDIPFPRLVMYSRSDEQEAQKQLGKE is encoded by the coding sequence GCGATTGGAGCAGACCTGCTAAAAATTATTGCCATTATGATACTCTCTGCAATTGTTTTGCGGATCGGCAAACTGATCATCAAAAATATTTTCCTTGTGAGGGCAAAAGCTCCCCTTCGTTTTTCGGAGCGCCGGGAAGCTACATTAAAGAAATTGCTTGAAAATGTGCTTACATATGTTGTCTATTTCATTGCTATTATTATGATTTTGTCAACACTGGATTTTAAGGTACAACCTATTTTAGCCGGGGCAGGGATTGTCGGCCTGGCAGTCGGTTTTGGTGCACAAAGTCTTGTAAAAGATATCATTTCCGGGTTTTTTATTATTTTTGAAGATCAATTTTCTGTAGGAGACCATATACGTGTAGGCCAGTTTGAAGGAACGGTAGAGGAAATTGGCTTACGGACAACGAAAATTAAAAACTGGACAGGTGAACTTCATATTCTTCCGAATGGAAGCATTACAGAGGTTACCAACTTTTCAATTTATAACAGCGTGGCGGTGGTAGACGTCAGCATTGCCTATGATGAAGATATTGAACGCGCGGAAAAAGTCATTCAAGAGTTTTTGAAGGACCTCCCGGATCAATATGAGGAAATCGTCAAACCTCCGGAACTATTGGGTGTTCAAAATCTTGGTGCAACAGAAGTAGTCTTGAGAATTGTAGCTGAAACATTGCCAATGCGGCATTTCAATATTGCCAGAATGCTGCGAAGGGAAATAAAAGTGTTGCTTGAAGCCCATGGATTCGATATTCCGTTCCCGCGCCTTGTCATGTACAGCCGAAGTGATGAACAGGAAGCGCAAAAACAGTTAGGAAAGGAATAG